The Kazachstania africana CBS 2517 chromosome 8, complete genome genome contains a region encoding:
- the SGT1 gene encoding co-chaperone SGT1 (similar to Saccharomyces cerevisiae SGT1 (YOR057W); ancestral locus Anc_5.657) has protein sequence MPIETDLKRAYKTLYDDKNPLQALEDYDTILKNNSQNITALVYKAASLEKLYYGFADWHNEETLDGAKSSLQLALEIAKNRGSKSKIGFVNFRFFIHYFNNKEYDEANKFFQDAKAHGYTDPTVHMWEDRLNTKLKKLAKKKGATVTGVDINRKSDSEGMSSAMKDASNIAASNAGIPIQNLALPATNNSVPLPQPQDTPKFRTDWYQTSNSITLSLFTTNLPPKESDVNVTISRDQHLSVSFNIPDTGSEFQYNVKLAKEVVSTDIKIKIFTKKLEITLAKKDNSQWNSLEGTSDDSDVNNNDTTLNYPTSSKRAIDWSKLNIDDEDDNEEQGGSVDGFFQKLYKDADPDTRRAMMKSFVESNGTALNTNWDDVKEKSVETSPPEGMEVKHW, from the coding sequence ATGCCTATTGAGACTGATTTGAAGAGAGCGTATAAGACTCTTTACGATGATAAGAACCCGTTGCAGGCTTTAGAGGATTACGATACTATATTAAAGAACAATTCACAAAATATAACTGCATTGGTCTATAAAGCTGCTTCACTGGAGAAACTGTACTATGGATTCGCTGATTGGCACAATGAGGAAACTTTAGACGGAGCAAAGTCAAGTTTACAGCTAGCCTTGGAAATTGCAAAGAATAGAGGATCTAAATCAAAGATAGGTTTTGTTAAtttcagatttttcatacactatttcaataataagGAATACGACGAGGCAAACAAGTTCTTTCAGGATGCAAAGGCGCATGGTTACACGGATCCTACGGTACACATGTGGGAAGACCGCCTAAatacaaaattgaagaaacttGCCAAGAAGAAAGGGGCCACTGTCACTGGGGTGGATATAAATAGGAAATCTGACTCTGAGGGCATGTCTTCTGCAATGAAAGACGCTTCTAATATTGCAGCTTCTAATGCTGGAATACCAATACAGAATCTGGCCTTGCCTGCAACAAACAATTCAGTTCCACTTCCACAGCCACAAGATACACCAAAGTTTAGAACTGACTGGTACCAGAcctcaaattcaataaccTTGTCTTTGTTCACAACTAACCTGCCACCCAAAGAAAGTGACGTAAATGTAACTATTTCACGGGATCAGCATCTTTCGgtttcattcaatattcCGGATACAGGTTCTGAATTCCAATACAATGTGAAATTAGCAAAGGAAGTTGTCTCAACTGATATCAAGATTAAAATATTCActaaaaaattagaaataaCTTTAGCTAAAAAGGACAACTCTCAATGGAATTCATTAGAAGGTACATCGGATGACAGTGACGTTAACAACAATGACACAACACTAAACTATCCTACATCCTCTAAAAGGGCTATAGATTGGTCAAAATTAAACatagatgatgaagatgataacGAAGAACAGGGGGGTAGTGTTGATGGCTTTTTCCAAAAGTTGTACAAAGACGCGGACCCAGATACTAGAAGAGCAATGATGAAGTCATTTGTTGAAAGTAATGGTACTGCATTGAATACAAATTGGGATGAtgttaaagaaaaatcgGTTGAAACATCACCACCAGAGGGTATGGAGGTTAAGCATTGGTAA
- the SIS2 gene encoding phosphopantothenoylcysteine decarboxylase complex subunit SIS2 (similar to Saccharomyces cerevisiae SIS2 (YKR072C) and VHS3 (YOR054C); ancestral locus Anc_5.655) translates to MASFDSKRQTPPVIPPNLLNTGPRSNPDGSIKSKSDIESIIKKASPGASNQITNVNKTTNLANSQTKSIMNVSGTSGAVVSNTPESGLKRVATVTFSDSKLPTGTKPQQQQSRDLHKSGSPGISSLAKETIQSSPKNIAEEEGIYTSTHSSEPVPRVEKENKKAPPLNILKFPFVIDDDDSKDKQQGLKETEHPHFYVEDPLHTPTLQTKATSPRPSIVTTLLQSTKQESDKISVPSKENSAQQSIQQPAQKNLEAVLESSTAAARRDIAPNIPKRESTKNLDIRLPQDDGKLHVLIGATGSLAVFKIKGMIKKLEEIYGRDKICIQVILTRSATRFFAKKFSKKVKSLEKAQRLTSESSVESLKNLELQPQSVSLQQQQTLSKPLVTPNAVPQRVPSNSSASNTAPSTATTGSNRATSNPLLSPQLCSINQLEIPPHIQVWTDQDEWDTWKQRTDPVLHIELRRWADILVVAPLTANTLAKISLGLCDNLLTSVIRAWNPMFPIFLAPSMVSSTYNSIMTKKQLSVIKEEMPWITVFKPSEKVMSINGNIGLGGMMDANEIVDKVVMELGGYPDDEEEDNNDNEDNEDEEDEEDECNDNDKTKDNDDDANDDEEEEEDEDDDDDDDDDDDDEDEDEINENIEGIRKQLISNEVEQNQLLGYSKSSV, encoded by the coding sequence ATGGCTAGTTTTGATTCTAAGAGGCAGACTCCACCTGTAATTCCTCCAAACCTTTTAAATACTGGACCAAGATCAAATCCCGATGGTTCCATAAAATCTAAATCTGATATTGAATCGATTATCAAGAAAGCATCACCGGGTGCCTCAAATCAAATTACTAATGTCAACAAGACAACAAACCTAGCTAACTCTCAGACAAAATCTATAATGAATGTTAGTGGTACATCTGGAGCTGTCGTTAGTAACACTCCAGAAAGTGGCTTGAAGAGAGTGGCAACCGTAACATTCAGTGATTCCAAATTGCCAACGGGAACTAAGCcacagcaacaacaatcAAGAGATCTTCATAAATCTGGCTCACCAGGAATATCATCACTTGCGAAAGAGACTATACAAAGTTCGCCTAAGAATATAGCTGAAGAAGAGGGAATTTACACTAGTACTCATAGTTCTGAACCAGTACCAAGagtagaaaaagaaaacaaaaaggCGCCCCCATTAAACATTCTAAAATTCCCCTTTGTtatagatgatgatgactCCAAGGACAAACAGCAAGGTTTGAAAGAGACTGAACACCCTCATTTTTATGTTGAAGATCCTTTGCATACACCAACTTTGCAGACAAAGGCTACGAGCCCAAGACCCTCCATAGTAACAACGCTACTTCAATCCACAAAACAAGAATCTGACAAAATTTCTGTTCCTTCAAAGGAAAATTCAGCCCAACAGAGCATACAGCAACCTGCCCAAAAAAATCTGGAGGCTGTCTTGGAAAGTTCTACCGCTGCTGCTAGACGTGACATTGCTCCCAACATTCCAAAAAGAGAATCAACTAAAAATCTAGATATAAGACTACCACAAGACGATGGAAAGCTACATGTTTTAATAGGTGCTACTGGTTCTTTGGCggttttcaaaatcaaaggCATGATTAAGAAACTAGAAGAGATTTATGGAAGGGATAAAATATGTATCCAAGTTATACTAACGCGATCTGCAACAAGATTTTTTGCTAAGAAGTTTTCTAAAAAGGTCAAATCGCTTGAAAAAGCACAAAGACTGACGTCTGAATCATCGGTGGAATCTTTAAAGAATCTTGAACTACAACCCCAATCAGTATCTTTACAACAGCAGCAAACGTTATCTAAGCCCTTAGTTACACCCAATGCTGTGCCACAAAGAGTTCCTAGTAATTCGTCTGCATCAAATACCGCACCTTCTACAGCTACGACAGGCAGTAATAGGGCTACAAGCAATCCATTGCTTTCTCCTCAACTATGTTCGATAAATCAATTAGAGATACCTCCACATATACAAGTTTGGACAGACCAGGACGAATGGGATACGTGGAAACAAAGAACTGACCCAGTATTGCATATTGAACTCAGAAGGTGGGCTGATATTCTTGTGGTTGCCCCTCTAACTGCCAACACTTTGGCAAAAATTTCGTTAGGCCTTTGTGATAACTTGCTGACCAGTGTAATAAGAGCCTGGAATCCAATGTTCCCTATTTTCCTAGCACCCTCAATGGTTTCGTCGACTTACAATTCCATAATGACGAAAAAACAATTGTCTGTcataaaagaagaaatgcCCTGGATTACTGTGTTTAAACCTTCAGAAAAAGTTATGAGCATTAATGGTAACATCGGATTGGGGGGTATGATGGATGCTAACGAGATTGTGGACAAAGTTGTGATGGAATTAGGTGGATATCCtgatgatgaggaagaagacaATAACGATAAcgaagataatgaagacgaagaagatgaagaggatgaaTGTAATGATAACGATAAGACGAAAGACAACGACGATGATGCTAATGACGacgaggaagaagaagaagatgaagacgatgatgatgacgacgaCGACGACGACgacgatgaagatgaagatgaaataaaTGAGAATATTGAAGGCATTAGAAAACAACTCATATCCAACGAGGTCGAACAAAACCAATTACTAGGCTATTCCAAGTCGTCAGTTTAG
- the DRE2 gene encoding electron carrier DRE2 (similar to Saccharomyces cerevisiae DRE2 (YKR071C); ancestral locus Anc_5.654), producing the protein MSTKSVGLLLIHPAITTTPEVVEKIRNDSDNINFVHQFLVNKVNDGTIKLDDSKYDFIHYLTPEAPDQIKFPKKLISVLGNALKTSGKLYGLSDVYKLDALINGFEVFNNDGEYYWLKNATEPAKAVSLKSKERTGQPVSLLPKFKRKDIKKSKVHTAIPSLDDSDSDEIGEKLKTFSISSLMEETSDDESIDEDELLDGEDIKNITMITCGKSKTKKKKACKDCSCGIKEEEEEEIDAIRSRQAQVIKFTEDELTEIDFTIEGKKVGGCGSCSLGDAFRCTGCPYLGLPAFKPGETINLNSISDDL; encoded by the coding sequence ATGTCGACAAAATCAGTCGgtttattattgattcaTCCTGCGATAACGACGACGCCAGAAGTTGTAGAGAAGATCAGGAATGACAGtgataatattaatttcgttcatcaatttttagTTAATAAGGTGAATGATGGTACTATCAAGCTGGACGATTCGAAGTATGACTTTATTCACTATCTGACGCCTGAGGCGCCAGACCAGATAAAATTTCCTAAGAAGTTGATCTCAGTTTTAGGAAACGCATTAAAGACTTCAGGAAAACTTTATGGGTTGTCTGATGTCTATAAATTAGATGCGTTGATCAATGGCTTCgaagttttcaataatgacgGTGAATACTACTGGCTCAAGAACGCTACAGAACCAGCGAAGGCCGTTTCATTGAAGTCGAAGGAAAGAACCGGTCAGCCAGTTTCTTTACTTCCAAAATTCAAGAGAAAGgatatcaaaaaatcaaaagtCCATACGGCTATTCCAAGCCTCGATGATTCAGATAGTGATGAAATTGGTGAGAAATTAAAGACCTTTTCTATAAGTAGCTTAATGGAGGAAACTAGCGATGATGaatcaattgatgaagatgaactGCTAGATGGTGAGgacatcaaaaatattaccaTGATTACATGTGGAAAGAGtaagacgaagaagaagaaagcCTGTAAGGACTGTAGCTGTGGCATAaaggaggaagaagaggaggagATCGATGCCATTAGGAGTAGACAGGCTCAAGTTATCAAATTTACTGAGGATGAATTAACCGAAATTGATTTCACCATCGAGGGTAAGAAAGTCGGTGGTTGTGGTTCCTGTTCTTTGGGTGATGCTTTCCGGTGTACTGGTTGTCCGTACTTAGGTCTACCTGCTTTCAAGCCAGGTGAGACTATCAATTTGAACAGCATTTCTGATGATTTGTAG
- the NOB1 gene encoding rRNA-binding endoribonuclease (similar to Saccharomyces cerevisiae NOB1 (YOR056C); ancestral locus Anc_5.656) has translation MTDTQPAVVAPAIINKKAHLNALVLDATPLITQSYTHYQNYAQSFYTTPTVFHEIKDVNARKNLEIWQSLGTLKLVHPSAESIQRVSNFAKLTGDYSVLSANDIHILALTYQLECDLNNGDWRLRKKPGDILQKQTETTSVDAGKKKKNRRRGGKKQRAKREAQLVEEASNEEPKLMEEASNQEPQIEGNAAEEVTEKDEIPEMEETSDKTELLEEYLEEDDDGEWITPDTLTETMIKDSGEDTTGSRNAELSEKELSQALNNPKNQVALATGDFAAQNVALQLNLNLMNFMSGLRIKRLRNYMLRCHACFKLYPLPKDGRSKHFCPSCGGQGTLLRCAVSVDSETGKITPHLKANFKWNNRGNRYSLSSPLSKNSQKKYGKKGYVHSKPQESAILREDQKEYEKAQKQEEWTRRHNEKVLDNWIGGGSAENYISPFAVTGLKHHSVRVGRGRYVNSTRRKK, from the coding sequence ATGACTGATACTCAACCTGCTGTTGTAGCTCCTGCTATAATCAACAAGAAGGCACATTTGAACGCTTTGGTGTTGGATGCTACGCCGCTCATTACTCAGTCGTACACGCACTATCAAAACTATGCTCAATCATTTTATACCACACCAACTGTGTTCCATGAAATCAAGGATGTCAATGCTAGAAAGAATTTGGAGATCTGGCAAAGTCTGGGAACTTTGAAACTTGTACATCCATCAGCAGAATCGATACAAAGGGTCAGCAATTTTGCCAAACTTACCGGTGATTATTCAGTCTTAAGTGCCAATGATATACATATCTTGGCCCTGACCTACCAACTAGAATGTGATTTGAACAATGGTGACTGGAGATTGAGGAAAAAGCCAGGCGACATTTTACAGAAACAAACTGAAACCACTTCCGTTGACGCtggaaagaagaagaaaaatcgTAGAAGAGGTGGTAAGAAGCAGAGAGCTAAGAGAGAAGCACAATTAGTGGAAGAAGCTTCTAATGAAGAGCCGAAATTAATGGAAGAAGCTTCCAACCAAGAACCACaaattgaaggaaatgCTGCTGAAGAAGTGACggaaaaagatgaaatacCTGAAATGGAAGAAACTTCTGACAAGACGGAGCTTCTAGAAGAGtatttagaagaagatgatgatggtgaATGGATTACACCTGATACATTGACAGAAACAATGATCAAGGACAGTGGAGAAGACACCACGGGATCAAGAAATGCGGAACTCAGTGAAAAGGAATTATCCCAAGCCTTAAATAATCCAAAGAACCAAGTCGCGCTTGCGACTGGTGATTTTGCCGCCCAAAATGTGGCTTTACAACTCAATCTTAACCTGATGAATTTCATGTCCGGTTTAAGAATAAAAAGGTTACGTAACTATATGTTACGTTGTCATGCGTGTTTCAAATTGTACCCACTACCAAAGGATGGAAGATCAAAACATTTCTGTCCATCTTGCGGTGGTCAAGGTACTTTACTGAGATGTGCCGTGTCAGTAGACTCCGAAACCGGTAAGATAACACCACATTTAAAGGCAAATTTTAAATGGAACAACAGAGGTAACCGATACTCTCTTTCCAGCCCTCTTTCTAAAAATtctcaaaagaaatatgGTAAAAAGGGCTACGTTCATAGCAAACCGCAAGAATCTGCCATATTGAGAGAAGatcaaaaagaatatgaaaaggCACAGAAACAAGAAGAGTGGACCAGAAGACACAACGAAAAAGTTTTAGACAATTGGATTGGTGGTGGATCTGCcgaaaattatatatcaCCATTTGCAGTTACTGGTCTAAAACATCACTCTGTGCGCGTTGGCAGAGGAAGATATGTTAACAGCAccagaagaaagaaataa